From the Roseibium sp. HPY-6 genome, one window contains:
- the sseA gene encoding 3-mercaptopyruvate sulfurtransferase encodes MTDHPLVSTQWLADHLQSPDLAIINAWMPPVTHPDAPPVYPHAHVPGAVFFDVNEICDKTSDLPHMLPAPHVFSSAMRKLGIGDGQTVVVYDDFGFYSAPRVWWTLRTMGAERVFVLDGGFPKWRAENRPVTDDQPRIVQSHFSARLNHGAVADLSQMKKSIQSGDRQILDARSADRFAGTAPEPRAGLRTGHMPTAFNMPFTQLLNEDGTFRQREELKELYQAAGIDLQKPVTTTCGSGVTAAILTLGLTVLGARDLALYDGSWSEWGGREDTDIVADDA; translated from the coding sequence ATGACCGACCATCCTCTCGTCAGCACCCAGTGGCTGGCCGATCATCTCCAGTCTCCGGACCTTGCCATCATCAATGCCTGGATGCCGCCCGTAACCCATCCGGACGCGCCGCCCGTCTATCCGCACGCCCATGTTCCTGGTGCCGTATTTTTCGACGTGAACGAAATCTGCGACAAGACCTCCGATCTTCCGCACATGTTGCCTGCCCCGCACGTCTTTTCTTCAGCCATGCGCAAACTCGGGATCGGCGATGGTCAAACGGTCGTTGTGTATGACGATTTTGGTTTCTATTCCGCGCCCCGTGTCTGGTGGACCCTGCGGACGATGGGCGCAGAACGCGTCTTTGTTCTGGATGGAGGCTTTCCGAAATGGCGTGCTGAAAACCGTCCGGTGACCGATGATCAGCCCCGCATCGTGCAAAGCCATTTCAGTGCGCGACTGAACCACGGTGCCGTTGCTGATCTTTCCCAAATGAAAAAGAGCATTCAGTCAGGCGACCGCCAGATCCTGGATGCAAGGTCCGCAGACCGCTTTGCGGGGACAGCCCCCGAACCGCGCGCTGGGCTGCGCACCGGGCATATGCCGACGGCGTTCAACATGCCTTTCACGCAGTTGCTCAACGAAGACGGCACATTCCGGCAACGCGAAGAACTGAAGGAACTGTATCAGGCTGCAGGCATAGATTTACAAAAGCCGGTCACCACGACATGCGGTTCCGGTGTTACGGCCGCGATCCTGACACTTGGTCTGACTGTTCTTGGAGCGCGAGACCTTGCTCTCTATGACGGATCCTGGAGCGAATGGGGCGGAAGGGAAGACACGGACATTGTCGCGGATGACGCCTAA
- a CDS encoding GFA family protein — translation MALILNGSCHCRSVEFRVESKCPYPYMRCYCSICRKIGGSGGYAVNLMADANTLEVIGSENKAHYNALIDGKSSPAERHFCSQCGAHLWLWDPRWPELVHPHAGAIDTPLPSAPETVHIMLDFKADWVSVPDGPGHVHFRRYPDLSIENWHKSKGLYET, via the coding sequence ATTGCCTTGATCCTGAATGGAAGCTGTCACTGCAGATCGGTTGAATTCCGTGTAGAGAGCAAATGCCCCTACCCCTACATGCGCTGTTACTGTTCCATATGCAGGAAAATAGGTGGCAGCGGCGGATACGCTGTCAACCTCATGGCTGATGCAAATACTCTTGAAGTCATTGGCTCCGAAAACAAGGCACACTACAACGCCCTGATAGACGGGAAATCCAGCCCCGCTGAAAGGCATTTCTGCTCTCAATGCGGAGCGCATTTGTGGCTTTGGGATCCGCGCTGGCCGGAACTCGTACACCCGCATGCCGGCGCAATCGACACGCCCTTGCCAAGCGCCCCGGAAACCGTCCATATCATGCTGGACTTCAAGGCTGACTGGGTTTCCGTACCCGACGGGCCAGGCCATGTTCATTTTCGGCGTTATCCGGATTTGTCCATCGAAAACTGGCACAAGTCCAAAGGGCTTTATGAGACATAA
- a CDS encoding alanyl-tRNA editing protein: MSTPLFRDDAYLRTCDAEVAGVNDRDGIILDRTVFYATGGGQPGDSGYLELEDGSRIEITTTVYDEDKSSIVHVPAEGQTPPSAGTRLTAHIDWARRYRLMRVHTALHLLSVALPFPVTGGQIGDAEGRLDFDMGEETVDKEALIGKLNSLAAGDHEVTTEWITDAELDAKPDLVKTMSVKPPRGSGRVRLVRIGGNVDLQPCGGTHVSRTSEIGELALGKIEKKGKQNRRVRIRLVD; encoded by the coding sequence ATGAGCACACCTTTGTTTCGCGATGATGCCTATCTTCGAACATGCGATGCGGAGGTTGCAGGCGTAAACGATCGGGACGGCATCATACTGGACCGAACCGTTTTTTACGCAACGGGCGGAGGCCAACCCGGTGACAGCGGATATCTTGAGCTGGAAGACGGCAGCCGGATCGAGATCACCACAACCGTTTATGACGAAGACAAATCGTCAATTGTTCATGTTCCGGCAGAGGGCCAAACACCTCCTTCGGCAGGCACGCGCTTGACCGCTCACATAGACTGGGCGAGACGCTACCGGTTGATGCGGGTTCATACAGCCTTGCATCTGCTTTCTGTTGCGCTGCCTTTTCCGGTCACAGGGGGGCAGATTGGAGACGCTGAGGGCCGTCTGGATTTCGACATGGGCGAAGAAACGGTCGACAAGGAAGCCCTTATAGGCAAACTCAATTCACTGGCTGCAGGCGATCACGAAGTGACCACGGAATGGATCACGGATGCGGAACTCGATGCAAAACCCGATCTGGTCAAAACCATGTCCGTCAAACCTCCGCGCGGATCCGGGCGCGTTCGTCTGGTCAGAATCGGCGGCAATGTCGACCTTCAACCTTGCGGTGGCACACACGTCTCCAGAACTTCCGAAATTGGCGAACTTGCGCTTGGCAAAATCGAAAAGAAGGGCAAACAGAACAGGCGTGTACGCATCCGTCTTGTTGACTGA
- a CDS encoding NAD(P)/FAD-dependent oxidoreductase, with protein sequence MDYQVAIIGAGPAGLAAALTLSRSLMRSVVVDSAQPARNASSPFVAALPGLEKTSPSELRETVRRDILSYPYAEFLESEVTGIRRLQEGFEVLIGEEQKLQAGVVLLATGMRDLLPPLKGLSACWGHTIINCPFCHGIEWQSRRWGIYAHRPEVVDAAEIYRNWTSQLIYFLGSTASPTAARRQTLSKLCSAVEDSLPVRVHHEDGAITHAEMPDGRLIELDCLLVYPHQTQCDLMSGLNLSLTDAGYIEVDEGFRTSEAGIYAAGDLTYPGHQNTPTAFHMGNMAAATIVMDNCFKT encoded by the coding sequence ATGGATTATCAGGTCGCAATTATCGGTGCCGGTCCGGCGGGTCTGGCTGCTGCATTGACTTTGTCGCGCTCGCTGATGCGTTCGGTGGTCGTCGATTCAGCGCAGCCTGCGAGAAACGCATCCTCGCCTTTTGTTGCGGCGCTTCCCGGTCTGGAAAAAACATCGCCTTCCGAGCTGCGCGAGACTGTAAGGCGAGACATCCTTTCCTATCCCTATGCTGAGTTCCTGGAAAGCGAAGTCACAGGTATTCGACGACTGCAAGAGGGCTTCGAGGTGTTGATAGGCGAAGAGCAAAAGCTGCAGGCAGGCGTTGTATTGCTCGCAACGGGAATGCGAGATCTATTGCCGCCGCTTAAAGGCTTGAGCGCTTGCTGGGGTCACACCATCATTAATTGTCCGTTTTGCCACGGCATTGAATGGCAGAGCAGACGTTGGGGCATCTATGCACATCGGCCGGAAGTCGTTGACGCTGCAGAAATCTACCGCAACTGGACAAGTCAGCTCATCTATTTTCTTGGTTCAACAGCGTCACCAACCGCCGCGCGCCGACAGACACTTTCAAAACTTTGCAGTGCCGTGGAAGACAGCCTTCCCGTGCGGGTTCATCATGAAGATGGCGCAATAACCCATGCGGAAATGCCGGACGGTCGCCTGATAGAACTTGATTGCCTTTTGGTTTATCCACATCAGACTCAGTGCGACCTGATGTCGGGACTGAACCTGTCTCTTACTGACGCCGGTTACATTGAAGTCGATGAAGGGTTTCGAACGTCCGAAGCAGGTATTTATGCCGCCGGAGATTTGACTTATCCGGGGCATCAGAACACTCCGACTGCATTTCACATGGGCAATATGGCAGCCGCGACGATTGTTATGGACAATTGTTTCAAGACCTAG
- the cls gene encoding cardiolipin synthase — MGQDDPTLAKDDAAAKEVIQDAVTDVGILDIMANNLGLVATFVAFMYFTAGICSVREVMNSRTSQGSVAWLLSLFFLPYLTVPLYFVFGWRSFADYAKIQASLGRAERARRADELGLTDHEETRDWPVLTRVAGVPFLAGNTAELLIDGDATFSAIKQAIARAEHVIFFQFFAIHDDALGREMADALIARAHDGLKVHFLYDDVGSHSLSNVYIARLKEAGVEVCGFNENHKFLRLLGPMRLNYRNHRKLVVTDFREAFVGGHNVADQYVGRDKWFGRWRDTHVKVEGPAAVACALSFVEDWLWASGERIELPQVRDIPMPGDESVLVMPTGPADKLEECAIAFVEAAARAKERLWITTPYLVPSLDVQTALAAASMRGVDVRILLPEKRDHWTVWLASHAYEDTLVQRGVKVYRYTDGFLHQKVTLLDNDLVSIGTVNFDNRSFQINFELTLWFTHERMIGNVEAMLENDFENAKLTWPDAFRSRSYVFRVFAQGARLLSPIL, encoded by the coding sequence ATGGGGCAAGACGACCCAACCCTGGCAAAAGATGACGCCGCTGCAAAGGAGGTGATCCAGGACGCCGTAACTGATGTCGGCATTCTCGACATCATGGCCAACAACCTGGGCCTCGTCGCGACATTCGTCGCCTTCATGTATTTCACGGCCGGAATTTGCTCTGTGCGCGAAGTCATGAACTCACGCACCTCACAAGGGTCCGTTGCCTGGCTCCTGTCGCTGTTCTTTCTCCCCTATCTAACGGTTCCGCTCTATTTCGTTTTCGGGTGGAGGTCGTTTGCGGATTACGCCAAGATCCAAGCCTCGCTTGGGCGCGCCGAACGTGCGCGCCGTGCCGACGAACTCGGGCTTACGGATCATGAGGAAACGCGAGACTGGCCAGTCCTGACACGGGTTGCGGGCGTCCCGTTTCTTGCGGGCAATACCGCAGAACTGCTCATCGATGGTGACGCTACATTCTCCGCAATCAAACAGGCAATAGCGCGTGCGGAACATGTGATCTTCTTTCAGTTCTTCGCAATCCACGACGACGCGCTTGGGCGGGAAATGGCAGATGCGCTCATCGCGAGGGCTCATGACGGTCTAAAGGTCCATTTTCTTTATGACGACGTTGGCAGCCACTCGCTTTCGAATGTTTATATCGCGCGGTTGAAAGAAGCCGGTGTTGAGGTTTGCGGCTTCAATGAGAATCATAAGTTCCTCAGACTGTTGGGGCCGATGCGGCTGAATTACCGCAATCATCGAAAACTGGTTGTCACCGATTTTCGTGAAGCGTTTGTCGGCGGCCACAATGTTGCCGACCAATATGTCGGGCGCGACAAATGGTTCGGAAGATGGCGCGACACCCATGTCAAAGTTGAAGGCCCGGCGGCGGTTGCGTGCGCACTTTCCTTTGTCGAGGACTGGCTCTGGGCAAGTGGCGAGCGTATTGAGTTGCCTCAGGTCCGGGACATTCCCATGCCAGGGGACGAATCCGTTCTCGTCATGCCGACCGGCCCGGCGGATAAACTGGAAGAATGTGCGATTGCCTTTGTTGAAGCTGCTGCGCGTGCGAAGGAACGGCTTTGGATTACGACACCTTATCTCGTGCCGTCACTGGATGTTCAGACCGCTCTGGCTGCTGCCTCGATGCGGGGCGTCGATGTTCGCATCTTACTGCCGGAAAAACGAGATCACTGGACCGTATGGCTTGCCAGTCACGCTTATGAAGACACGCTGGTACAACGCGGGGTCAAGGTTTATCGTTACACAGACGGTTTCCTGCATCAAAAGGTAACCCTGCTGGACAACGATCTGGTGTCGATCGGAACAGTCAATTTCGACAACCGCTCTTTCCAGATCAATTTCGAGCTTACCTTGTGGTTTACCCATGAACGCATGATCGGCAACGTGGAAGCGATGCTGGAGAACGACTTTGAAAACGCAAAGCTCACCTGGCCCGATGCATTTCGCTCCCGCAGTTATGTTTTCCGCGTCTTTGCACAAGGTGCCCGGTTGCTCTCTCCAATCCTTTGA
- a CDS encoding cysteine synthase A yields the protein MTVSASVVDAIGNTPLIRLKALSEETGCEILGKAEFMNPGQSVKDRPARQMILEAEARGDLKPGGVIVEGTAGNTGIGIALVASARGYRTVIVIPETQSQEKKDMLRLCGAELVEVPAKPFRDPNNYQHVARRLAAEMAKTEPNGVIFADQWNNLDNRKAHYLTTGPEIMAQTGGRVDAFICAVGSGGTIAGVSQYLQENKPGIVIGCADPRGAAMQSLFTTGEAVASEGGSISEGIGLGRKTVIVEDVKVDHAYTIADEDALPIVFDLAEKEGLLLGGSSAINLAGARRLAKEIGPGKTIVTILCDHGTRYQSKLYNPDFLRSKNLPVPDWLERTVDIQPPFE from the coding sequence ATGACTGTGTCCGCTTCTGTTGTCGACGCGATTGGCAACACACCGCTGATCCGCCTGAAGGCCCTTTCTGAAGAAACCGGCTGCGAGATCCTCGGTAAAGCTGAATTCATGAATCCGGGGCAGAGTGTTAAAGACCGGCCGGCGCGGCAAATGATCCTGGAGGCAGAGGCGCGAGGCGATCTGAAACCGGGCGGTGTTATCGTCGAGGGTACCGCCGGGAATACGGGCATAGGCATCGCGCTTGTCGCGAGCGCCAGGGGCTACCGGACAGTTATCGTGATCCCCGAAACGCAAAGTCAGGAAAAGAAGGACATGCTGCGGCTTTGCGGTGCGGAGCTGGTTGAGGTTCCCGCGAAGCCCTTCAGGGACCCAAACAACTATCAGCATGTTGCACGGCGTCTTGCTGCCGAAATGGCGAAGACAGAACCAAACGGCGTCATCTTCGCGGATCAGTGGAATAATCTCGACAACCGCAAGGCACACTATCTGACAACGGGCCCGGAAATCATGGCGCAAACCGGCGGCAGGGTCGATGCGTTTATCTGTGCCGTCGGTTCCGGCGGCACGATCGCCGGCGTCTCCCAGTATCTTCAGGAAAACAAGCCCGGCATTGTCATCGGCTGTGCGGATCCGCGCGGAGCGGCGATGCAGTCCCTGTTCACCACCGGAGAGGCCGTGGCATCCGAAGGTGGATCGATTTCGGAAGGTATCGGGCTCGGACGGAAGACCGTGATCGTTGAGGACGTCAAGGTGGATCACGCCTACACGATCGCCGACGAGGACGCCCTTCCCATTGTTTTCGATCTCGCTGAAAAAGAAGGCCTGCTCCTTGGCGGCTCATCAGCGATCAACCTTGCAGGAGCGCGGCGCCTGGCAAAGGAAATCGGTCCCGGCAAAACGATTGTCACCATCCTGTGCGATCACGGGACACGGTATCAGTCCAAGCTGTACAATCCTGACTTTCTGCGGTCGAAGAACCTCCCAGTCCCCGACTGGCTGGAGCGCACCGTTGATATTCAGCCTCCGTTTGAATGA
- a CDS encoding ChrR family anti-sigma-E factor: MEKNVTGMDELLAGYAAGTLSYPAQALVGAHLELSDQNRGYVSSLESLGGVSLSDADPVAINDRDSALSAIFSDDAPFSNDNAPPAESDPKLPLSLHSIVGDTMDGLPWKTLLPGVKECKLGEIDGCATSLLWVRAGRAMPSHTHHGTELTLVLQGGFRDDDGHYVSGDVAFADGDVDHKPIADEGEDCICFAVTAGRLELTGPVGRWFAPFMR; encoded by the coding sequence ATGGAAAAGAATGTCACCGGAATGGATGAGTTGCTGGCTGGATACGCGGCCGGGACTCTGTCATACCCGGCTCAAGCGCTGGTTGGAGCGCATCTGGAACTGAGTGACCAGAACCGGGGATATGTATCATCTCTGGAGAGCTTAGGTGGCGTGAGTTTGAGTGACGCTGATCCGGTTGCCATTAACGACCGGGATAGCGCACTGTCGGCTATTTTTTCCGATGACGCGCCATTTTCAAACGATAACGCTCCACCAGCAGAATCAGACCCGAAACTGCCGCTGTCATTGCATTCGATCGTGGGCGACACGATGGACGGTCTTCCGTGGAAAACACTCTTGCCGGGTGTGAAAGAATGCAAGCTTGGTGAAATTGACGGGTGCGCAACAAGTCTTCTTTGGGTGCGGGCAGGCAGGGCAATGCCGTCTCACACACATCATGGAACCGAGCTGACCCTCGTGCTGCAAGGCGGTTTCCGTGATGACGACGGTCATTACGTCTCAGGCGATGTCGCGTTCGCCGATGGAGACGTTGACCATAAGCCGATTGCCGATGAGGGCGAAGACTGCATTTGCTTTGCGGTTACGGCCGGTCGCCTCGAACTGACCGGTCCGGTTGGCCGCTGGTTCGCACCTTTTATGCGCTGA
- a CDS encoding SDR family NAD(P)-dependent oxidoreductase, translating to MPKNQYIARPSDGAAWVTGASSGIGHALSLELARHGWRVAVTARSAEALEDLSSKAQPFSGEIIPFPGDVSDTQLMAEHCNAISQQLGGISLLVANAGIYLPQDGLEADVDAFRTSFDVNLMGTVNVVLPAIADMKARGRGQIAIVSSVAGYGGLPTSAAYGASKAGLINMAESLKFDLDRAGIRIQLINPGFVDTPATQSNPFPMPHLISTGVAANEIVQGLSHPKKFEIAFPKPFVRQLKALRLLPYRVYFALLGRTTGWNKK from the coding sequence TTGCCCAAAAACCAATACATTGCCCGCCCTTCGGATGGAGCCGCCTGGGTTACCGGCGCCAGTTCAGGTATCGGACATGCGCTTTCTCTTGAACTTGCCAGGCATGGCTGGCGCGTCGCTGTGACTGCGCGGTCTGCCGAGGCGCTCGAAGATCTTAGCAGCAAGGCGCAGCCTTTCTCAGGCGAAATCATACCCTTTCCGGGCGACGTGAGCGACACGCAGTTAATGGCGGAGCACTGCAACGCGATCTCGCAACAACTTGGTGGCATCAGCCTGCTGGTCGCTAATGCCGGTATCTATCTTCCACAAGATGGACTTGAAGCGGACGTGGATGCATTTCGCACCAGTTTCGACGTCAACCTGATGGGCACTGTCAATGTCGTTTTGCCGGCAATTGCCGATATGAAAGCCAGGGGCAGGGGGCAAATTGCGATCGTGTCTTCCGTTGCCGGTTACGGTGGGCTTCCGACATCAGCTGCCTATGGTGCGTCCAAGGCCGGCCTTATCAATATGGCTGAATCGCTCAAGTTCGATCTGGATCGAGCCGGTATTCGCATACAACTGATCAATCCAGGATTCGTGGACACGCCCGCGACGCAGTCCAATCCGTTCCCGATGCCGCATCTTATCTCGACCGGAGTGGCCGCAAATGAAATCGTCCAGGGTCTGTCGCATCCGAAGAAGTTTGAGATAGCCTTCCCGAAACCCTTTGTTCGGCAACTGAAAGCTCTGAGGCTGCTGCCTTATCGAGTCTATTTTGCGTTGCTCGGCAGAACCACTGGATGGAACAAAAAATAA
- a CDS encoding cyclopropane-fatty-acyl-phospholipid synthase family protein, translated as MSEPVVLTKDNLRKELKGAPRLARMAASLAIRIRYGELEISFPDGRRFCIHGREAGPHGVLDIHDWRFFRMVVKAGDVGVGEAFMAGYWSSPDVTTFLEVFCINQESTLEAIQGRPLTRILMSVRHWLNSNTRRGSKRNISAHYDLGNAFYKEWLDPSMTYSSAIYSNETNDLEQAQTEKYASLVRQTNINPDHSILEIGCGWGGFAEHVAKTVGAHVRALTISREQFDYASERIFKAGLNEKVDVVFQDYRDEKGVFDRIASIEMFEAVGEKYWPTYFEQLSKCLKPGGKAGLQIITIQDQMFDDYRRGTDFIQRYIFPGGMLPPPGRLVEIGKSLGLDLAEQKIFGQDYARTLAEWRQRFRQAWPQISPLGFDERFKRLWEFYLHYCEAGFRAGNIDVRQMVYVKAS; from the coding sequence ATGAGTGAACCTGTTGTCCTCACCAAAGACAATCTGCGCAAAGAGTTGAAGGGTGCACCCCGCCTTGCCCGAATGGCCGCAAGCCTGGCAATCAGGATCCGGTACGGCGAACTGGAGATAAGTTTCCCGGACGGTCGACGCTTTTGCATTCACGGGCGTGAAGCCGGCCCCCATGGTGTGCTCGACATTCATGACTGGCGGTTTTTCCGCATGGTCGTGAAAGCCGGTGACGTCGGCGTCGGTGAAGCCTTCATGGCCGGCTATTGGTCTTCACCGGATGTCACGACGTTCCTGGAAGTGTTCTGCATCAATCAGGAATCTACCTTGGAAGCGATCCAGGGACGCCCGCTGACACGCATTCTCATGTCTGTTCGCCATTGGCTGAATTCTAACACGCGCCGAGGTTCGAAAAGGAACATTTCAGCGCATTACGATCTTGGAAATGCGTTCTACAAGGAATGGCTCGACCCGTCGATGACCTACTCCTCTGCGATCTATAGCAACGAAACCAACGATCTGGAGCAGGCGCAGACTGAAAAATATGCGTCCTTGGTAAGGCAGACCAACATCAATCCGGATCATTCCATCCTGGAAATCGGGTGCGGATGGGGTGGTTTTGCGGAACATGTCGCCAAGACTGTCGGTGCGCATGTGCGCGCTCTGACCATTTCCCGGGAGCAGTTCGACTATGCGAGCGAGCGCATCTTCAAAGCCGGTCTCAACGAAAAAGTTGACGTGGTGTTCCAGGACTACCGGGACGAAAAAGGCGTTTTCGACAGAATTGCCTCGATCGAAATGTTTGAAGCCGTGGGTGAAAAATACTGGCCGACCTATTTCGAGCAATTGTCCAAGTGCCTGAAACCCGGTGGCAAGGCCGGGCTTCAGATCATCACGATCCAGGACCAGATGTTCGACGACTACCGGCGCGGCACGGACTTCATTCAGCGCTACATCTTTCCCGGCGGCATGCTGCCACCGCCAGGCAGACTTGTGGAGATCGGCAAATCACTCGGTCTCGATCTGGCGGAGCAAAAAATCTTCGGACAGGACTACGCCCGCACCCTCGCGGAGTGGCGGCAAAGGTTCCGTCAGGCCTGGCCGCAGATCAGCCCCCTGGGCTTCGACGAACGGTTCAAGAGACTTTGGGAATTCTACTTACATTATTGTGAGGCCGGTTTTCGCGCCGGCAACATTGATGTGCGCCAGATGGTCTACGTGAAGGCGTCCTGA
- a CDS encoding DUF1365 domain-containing protein — MTKERMNTLSGNGPPPRDPASLYSGKVMHHRMKPTEHRFSYSVFSLLIDLDQLEAAGRQSRFFSMNRFNLLSFHERDHGARDGSSLRRYVEKLLRKQSIASPSRILLLAYPRLLGYGFNPLSVYYAYDEDERLTAIVYEVRNTFGGIHTYTLPLEPGQLSDAGVRQDQSKEFYVSPFVSMEQHYHFRMLPPGKAVRVRILEKDPEGPLLSATFSGNSVPLTSRSLVAECARVPFLTAKVILAIHWEAFKIWLKRVPFHPRPDGRAKRDRLENQPMTLASDK, encoded by the coding sequence ATGACAAAAGAGCGCATGAATACACTCAGCGGAAACGGTCCACCCCCCAGGGATCCGGCGTCGCTTTATTCCGGCAAAGTCATGCATCACCGCATGAAACCGACCGAACACAGGTTCAGTTATTCCGTGTTTTCGTTGCTGATCGATCTGGACCAGCTCGAGGCCGCCGGAAGGCAAAGCCGCTTCTTTTCGATGAACCGTTTCAATCTTCTTTCGTTTCATGAACGCGATCACGGTGCGCGTGACGGGTCAAGCCTGAGGCGTTACGTGGAGAAGCTGCTGCGGAAACAGTCGATAGCAAGTCCTTCTAGAATTCTACTCCTGGCCTATCCCAGGCTGCTTGGATACGGGTTCAATCCGCTGAGCGTCTACTATGCTTACGATGAAGACGAGCGGCTGACAGCAATCGTCTACGAAGTGCGCAACACGTTCGGAGGAATTCACACTTATACTTTGCCGCTTGAACCCGGACAGCTGAGCGACGCGGGTGTTCGGCAGGATCAGAGCAAGGAATTCTACGTTTCGCCATTCGTGAGCATGGAACAGCATTATCACTTCAGAATGCTGCCACCGGGAAAGGCCGTAAGGGTGCGCATACTGGAGAAAGATCCCGAGGGTCCTCTCCTATCCGCGACGTTTTCAGGAAACAGTGTGCCGCTTACTTCGCGATCCCTGGTTGCAGAATGTGCCCGCGTACCATTCCTCACGGCAAAGGTCATTTTGGCAATCCATTGGGAAGCCTTTAAAATTTGGCTCAAGCGTGTACCATTTCACCCACGACCGGACGGACGTGCAAAGCGGGATCGGCTGGAAAACCAGCCCATGACGCTCGCCTCAGATAAATGA
- a CDS encoding FAD-dependent oxidoreductase, with protein sequence MRIAVIGSGISGNSVAWALNEHHDVVLYEKRPRAGGHSATADIDYDGAHVSVDTGFIVYNERNYPNFTALLNHLNVPTEASDMSFALSADNGSLEWSGDSINTVFAQRSNLVSPRFLFMLRDMFRFNKRAVVDLHAGKLTGETLGGYLEKNRYSQGFINDYLLAMGAAIWSTPINEMRDYPAESFVAFFENHRLLSFEPTLWRTISGGSRNYVNRLLAPLAGKIRLATPVVEILRQGGKVHVKDETGNTDVFDQVVLASHTDQSLDMLGDPSPAERDILGSIRYRPNEVFLHRDESLMPKRKKIWSSWNYMSDREAGETQDVTVSYWMNRLQNIDRSKPVFVTLNPFKAPDEDKTFAKYVYDHPQFDAGALSAKQRLADIQGVNNTWFCGAWNGHGFHEDGLASGLSVARRLGARLPWEATSGSTDFLEAAE encoded by the coding sequence ATGCGGATTGCCGTCATCGGCTCCGGGATCTCCGGAAACAGTGTAGCTTGGGCCCTCAACGAACATCACGATGTGGTCTTGTACGAAAAAAGGCCTCGCGCTGGCGGACACAGCGCCACAGCCGACATTGACTACGACGGAGCCCATGTTTCAGTCGACACCGGGTTCATTGTTTACAACGAAAGAAATTACCCGAATTTTACCGCACTGCTCAATCACTTGAACGTTCCGACCGAAGCAAGCGATATGAGCTTTGCCCTGTCTGCTGACAATGGCAGCCTGGAGTGGTCGGGCGACTCGATCAACACTGTCTTCGCTCAGCGATCCAACTTGGTGTCACCGCGTTTCCTGTTCATGCTGCGCGACATGTTTCGCTTCAACAAACGTGCGGTTGTCGACCTTCACGCAGGCAAGCTGACCGGCGAAACACTTGGCGGATATCTTGAAAAGAACCGCTACTCGCAAGGCTTCATCAACGACTATCTGCTTGCAATGGGAGCCGCAATCTGGTCGACGCCGATCAACGAAATGCGCGACTATCCGGCGGAAAGCTTTGTGGCATTTTTCGAGAACCACAGGCTGCTCTCATTCGAGCCAACATTGTGGCGTACGATCTCCGGCGGCAGCAGGAACTACGTGAACCGGTTGCTGGCCCCGCTAGCCGGCAAGATCAGGCTTGCGACGCCTGTCGTTGAAATACTTCGCCAGGGTGGAAAGGTCCACGTGAAGGACGAGACCGGCAACACGGATGTGTTCGATCAGGTCGTGCTTGCTAGCCACACTGATCAAAGCCTTGACATGCTTGGCGACCCAAGCCCTGCAGAGCGGGATATCCTTGGTTCGATCCGCTATCGTCCCAACGAAGTGTTCCTGCACAGAGACGAAAGCCTGATGCCGAAGCGCAAGAAAATATGGTCTTCATGGAATTACATGTCTGACCGGGAGGCCGGAGAGACGCAGGATGTGACCGTAAGTTATTGGATGAACCGCCTGCAAAACATCGATCGCAGCAAACCGGTCTTTGTCACGCTCAATCCTTTCAAAGCGCCTGACGAAGACAAGACCTTCGCAAAATACGTTTACGATCACCCGCAGTTTGACGCAGGTGCGCTGAGTGCCAAACAGAGGCTCGCGGACATACAGGGTGTCAACAACACCTGGTTCTGCGGTGCATGGAATGGTCACGGTTTCCACGAAGATGGTCTTGCCTCGGGCTTGTCTGTTGCCAGACGCCTTGGTGCGCGTCTTCCATGGGAGGCGACATCGGGTTCGACCGACTTTCTGGAAGCGGCTGAATGA